A single window of Qipengyuania sediminis DNA harbors:
- the egtD gene encoding L-histidine N(alpha)-methyltransferase: MRSEDTLTLVSRDAQGIDRAFRADVLAGLGQAQKAVPARWFYDDAGSRLFEDITRLPEYYPTRAETEILEARGPDFAAAVGKGRAVVEFGSGSSAKTPLLLAAIAPAAYVPLDIAGDFLRDAAAGLAARFPSLPIYPVEADFMREVALPDAVSHLPKLGFFPGSTIGNMVPRTAVNLLRSMRGTLQADAGTQPMLLIGMDLVKDPAVLIAAYDDVAGVTAAFNRNLALRINRELAGTIPVEALRHKVRWNDELARIEMHLEAMRDIAFEVSGVRFTMRAGETIHTENSHKFTRRSSNLLLAAAGWTPRARWTDAEGRFSLILAEATEPRSAP, translated from the coding sequence ATGCGGTCCGAGGATACCCTCACCCTGGTCAGTCGCGACGCGCAAGGTATCGACCGTGCCTTCCGCGCCGACGTGCTCGCGGGATTGGGACAGGCGCAAAAGGCCGTGCCGGCGCGCTGGTTCTACGACGATGCGGGATCGCGGCTGTTCGAAGATATTACGCGCCTGCCCGAGTACTACCCCACGCGCGCCGAGACCGAGATCCTCGAAGCGCGGGGACCCGATTTCGCCGCCGCGGTCGGGAAGGGGCGCGCAGTGGTGGAGTTCGGATCGGGCAGTTCGGCCAAAACCCCGCTGCTGCTCGCCGCGATTGCGCCTGCCGCCTATGTACCGCTCGACATCGCGGGAGATTTCCTGCGCGATGCGGCGGCGGGCCTGGCGGCGCGGTTTCCAAGCCTTCCCATCTATCCGGTGGAAGCAGACTTCATGCGAGAGGTGGCCCTGCCCGACGCCGTCTCCCATTTGCCGAAGCTCGGCTTCTTTCCGGGCTCCACCATCGGCAATATGGTTCCGCGCACCGCGGTGAACCTGCTGCGCTCGATGCGCGGAACGCTGCAGGCGGATGCGGGAACACAGCCGATGCTGCTGATCGGCATGGACCTGGTGAAGGACCCTGCGGTGCTGATTGCCGCTTATGACGATGTCGCGGGGGTCACCGCAGCCTTCAACCGCAATCTCGCGCTGCGGATCAACCGCGAACTTGCCGGCACCATTCCGGTCGAAGCGCTGCGGCATAAGGTGCGCTGGAACGACGAGCTTGCGCGCATCGAAATGCATCTCGAGGCGATGCGCGATATCGCGTTCGAGGTCTCGGGTGTCCGCTTCACCATGAGGGCAGGCGAGACCATCCATACCGAGAATAGCCACAAGTTCACCCGCCGCAGTTCCAATCTGCTGCTGGCAGCGGCAGGCTGGACCCCGCGCGCCCGCTGGACCGACGCTGAGGGGCGCTTCTCACTGATCCTCGCCGAAGCGACAGAACCGAGAAGCGCACCCTGA
- a CDS encoding NAD(P) transhydrogenase subunit alpha: protein MDFISILSIFVMACFVGYYVVWSVTPALHTPLMAVTNAISSVIIVGALIAAASAGVPGAKWLGLAAIVLASVNIFGGFAVTARMLKMYQKKER, encoded by the coding sequence ATGGACTTCATCTCCATCCTGTCGATCTTCGTGATGGCCTGCTTCGTGGGCTATTACGTCGTTTGGTCGGTCACGCCGGCGCTGCACACGCCGTTGATGGCGGTGACCAATGCGATCTCCAGCGTCATCATCGTCGGCGCGCTGATCGCAGCGGCGAGCGCGGGTGTGCCCGGGGCGAAGTGGCTGGGGCTGGCGGCGATCGTGCTCGCCAGCGTGAACATTTTCGGCGGGTTTGCGGTGACGGCGCGGATGCTGAAAATGTACCAGAAGAAGGAGCGCTGA
- a CDS encoding parallel beta-helix domain-containing protein has protein sequence MIRHALAAALLISAATPAYAATLKVEAGAGAQERLQEALIMAQPGDTVELGAGRFALTDGLSLDVANVTVKGAGMEGTVLDFGTQQGAGEGLLVTGDNVTLKDFAVENPKGDGVKSKGADNIVYHRLRVTWTGGPKASNGAYGLYPVESTGVLIDGCKVSGASDAGIYVGQSNRITVRNSMVEANVAGIEIENSRNALVENNLATRNTGGVLVFDLPALPVMGGGNVIVRRNLIVANDTPNFAPPGNIVASVRRGTGVLVMANDRVLVEDNVIADNPTSGVMVIAYTQPYTDTRYNPFARNVVVGTNGFARNGTEPQLDGAAQLLAAFGGALPPVLWDGIAQGGTGVRVAPGVAGWTLGLTRPGQPLTEARPGPIKVPAPTGSFDAAGIGAPPELEKRI, from the coding sequence ATGATCCGCCACGCCTTGGCCGCCGCCCTGCTCATTTCTGCGGCGACACCCGCCTATGCGGCGACGCTGAAGGTGGAAGCGGGGGCGGGCGCGCAGGAGCGCCTGCAGGAGGCACTGATCATGGCGCAGCCCGGAGACACGGTGGAGCTCGGCGCAGGGCGCTTCGCGCTGACCGATGGGCTAAGCCTCGATGTCGCCAATGTCACCGTGAAGGGCGCGGGGATGGAAGGCACGGTGCTCGATTTCGGCACCCAGCAGGGGGCCGGTGAAGGTTTGCTGGTGACGGGCGACAATGTCACGCTCAAGGATTTTGCGGTCGAGAACCCCAAGGGCGACGGGGTGAAATCCAAGGGCGCGGACAACATCGTCTATCACCGCCTCCGCGTGACCTGGACCGGCGGACCCAAGGCCAGCAACGGCGCCTACGGCCTCTATCCGGTCGAATCGACTGGCGTGCTGATCGATGGCTGCAAGGTCTCGGGCGCGAGCGATGCGGGGATCTATGTCGGCCAGTCGAACCGCATCACCGTGCGCAATTCCATGGTCGAGGCGAATGTCGCGGGGATCGAGATCGAGAACAGCCGCAATGCGCTGGTCGAGAACAATCTCGCTACCCGCAACACCGGCGGGGTGCTGGTCTTCGATCTGCCCGCCTTGCCGGTGATGGGCGGCGGGAATGTCATCGTCCGGCGCAACCTCATCGTTGCCAATGACACGCCTAATTTCGCGCCGCCGGGCAATATCGTGGCCTCCGTCAGGCGCGGCACCGGCGTCCTGGTGATGGCGAACGACCGCGTGCTGGTCGAAGACAATGTCATCGCCGACAACCCGACATCGGGCGTTATGGTGATCGCCTATACCCAACCCTACACCGACACCCGGTACAACCCTTTCGCCCGCAACGTGGTGGTGGGCACGAACGGCTTCGCGCGCAACGGCACCGAGCCGCAATTGGACGGCGCGGCGCAGCTGCTCGCGGCCTTCGGTGGCGCGCTCCCGCCGGTGCTGTGGGATGGCATCGCGCAAGGTGGCACCGGGGTGCGCGTTGCGCCTGGCGTGGCGGGCTGGACCCTCGGGCTCACGCGGCCCGGCCAACCGCTTACCGAAGCGCGCCCAGGCCCGATCAAGGTGCCGGCCCCTACGGGAAGCTTCGACGCGGCGGGCATCGGGGCCCCGCCGGAGCTAGAAAAGCGCATCTGA
- a CDS encoding NAD(P)(+) transhydrogenase (Re/Si-specific) subunit beta, with protein sequence MSPETLPVVAEAAHAVNPWVALAYLASGVLFILALRGLSSPATSRAGNRYGMIGMAIAVVTTLLTHVPTVTTVASAVVVPGAIVAWTWDSVDRLTLLEIFAAIAIGAVIGLTTARRIAMTAMPQLVAAFHSLVGLAAVLVGAAAFLDPAAFGIVERITPIAEPSILRILPQSRIEMALGVAIGAITFSGSVIAFLKLNGSMSGKPIILPLRHALNLGILVAILGLTAAFAWIDPAPAWMFWTLLALAFVVGFLLIIPIGGADMPVVVSMLNSYSGWAAAAMGFTLHNTAMIITGALVGSSGAILSYIMCRAMNRSFLSVIAGGFGAEAAGGGEAKEQRPYKQGSAEDAAFILEQAEKVIIIPGYGMAVAQAQHALREMADKLKAKGVEVKYAIHPVAGRMPGHMNVLLAEAQVPYDEVFELEDINSEFAQADVAFIIGANDVVNPAAKTDKSSPIYGMPVFDVDKAKQVFFIKRSMGGVGYAGVDNDVFYMDQTMMLLADAKKMVEDIVKALER encoded by the coding sequence ATGTCGCCGGAGACGCTGCCGGTGGTCGCCGAGGCAGCACACGCGGTGAACCCGTGGGTGGCGCTGGCCTATCTCGCCAGCGGGGTGCTGTTCATCCTCGCGCTGCGCGGGCTGTCGAGCCCCGCCACCAGCCGCGCGGGCAATCGCTACGGCATGATCGGCATGGCGATCGCGGTGGTGACGACGCTGCTGACGCATGTTCCGACGGTCACGACTGTCGCATCGGCAGTCGTAGTGCCCGGGGCAATCGTCGCCTGGACATGGGATTCGGTCGACCGCCTCACCCTGCTCGAGATTTTCGCCGCCATCGCCATCGGCGCGGTGATCGGCCTCACCACCGCCCGCCGCATCGCGATGACCGCGATGCCGCAGCTCGTGGCGGCATTCCACAGCCTTGTCGGCCTCGCGGCGGTGCTGGTGGGGGCGGCGGCGTTTCTCGATCCGGCAGCGTTCGGCATCGTCGAGCGGATCACGCCCATCGCCGAGCCCAGCATACTGCGTATCCTGCCGCAGAGCCGGATCGAAATGGCGCTAGGCGTCGCGATCGGCGCGATCACCTTCAGCGGCTCGGTGATCGCCTTCCTCAAATTGAACGGCAGCATGAGCGGCAAGCCGATCATCCTGCCGCTGCGCCACGCGCTCAACCTCGGCATCCTCGTCGCGATCCTCGGCCTCACCGCCGCCTTCGCCTGGATCGACCCCGCGCCGGCGTGGATGTTCTGGACGCTGCTGGCGCTCGCCTTCGTGGTCGGCTTCCTGCTGATCATCCCGATCGGCGGGGCGGACATGCCGGTCGTGGTGTCGATGCTCAACAGCTATTCGGGCTGGGCGGCGGCGGCGATGGGCTTCACGCTGCACAACACCGCAATGATCATCACCGGCGCGCTGGTCGGCAGCTCGGGCGCGATCCTCAGCTACATCATGTGCCGCGCGATGAACCGCAGCTTCCTCAGCGTGATCGCGGGCGGTTTCGGCGCGGAGGCGGCAGGCGGGGGCGAGGCGAAGGAGCAGCGGCCCTACAAACAGGGCAGCGCCGAGGACGCCGCCTTCATCCTCGAGCAGGCCGAGAAGGTCATCATCATCCCCGGCTACGGCATGGCGGTCGCGCAGGCACAACACGCGCTGCGCGAGATGGCGGATAAACTCAAGGCCAAGGGAGTGGAGGTCAAATACGCGATTCACCCCGTCGCGGGCCGGATGCCCGGCCACATGAACGTGCTGCTGGCTGAAGCCCAGGTACCCTACGACGAGGTCTTCGAGCTGGAGGATATCAACTCCGAGTTCGCGCAGGCCGACGTCGCCTTCATCATCGGCGCCAACGACGTGGTGAACCCGGCGGCCAAGACCGACAAATCCTCGCCGATCTACGGCATGCCGGTGTTCGACGTCGACAAGGCCAAGCAGGTGTTCTTCATCAAGCGCAGCATGGGCGGGGTGGGCTATGCCGGCGTCGACAACGACGTGTTCTATATGGACCAGACCATGATGCTGCTCGCTGACGCGAAGAAAATGGTCGAAGATATCGTGAAGGCACTGGAGCGATGA
- a CDS encoding NAD(P) transhydrogenase subunit alpha, whose protein sequence is MTKIAVLRERAAGETRVAATPETVRKLAALGASVSVEEGAGLGAAISDEAFREGGAEIGTAEGVVAGANIVLGVAAPDPALLGGVTTGATVAAMFDPFRDRARVEAYAAAGLEALAMELMPRITRAQSMDVLSSQANLAGYKAVIAAADVYGRAFPMMMTAAGTVQAAKVFVMGVGVAGLQAIATARRLGAQVSATDVRSATKEQIQSLGAKPVFVESVAGIEGEGAGGYASEMSEEYQKAQAELVTAHIAKQDIVITTALIPGKPAPQLVSDAQIASMKPGSVIFDLAVAQGGNVEGSAADQSVEKHGVKIIGFANTATHLAADASALYSRNLYNFLAAFWDKEQGRPVLDQEIGDAVRLTRGGAVVNERLKGTA, encoded by the coding sequence TTGACGAAGATCGCTGTCCTTAGGGAACGCGCGGCAGGCGAAACCCGCGTCGCGGCGACGCCCGAGACCGTGCGCAAGCTCGCAGCGCTTGGCGCGAGCGTGTCGGTGGAAGAGGGGGCCGGACTTGGCGCCGCCATTTCAGACGAAGCCTTTCGCGAGGGCGGGGCGGAGATCGGGACGGCCGAGGGAGTTGTCGCGGGGGCGAATATCGTGCTTGGCGTCGCCGCCCCGGATCCGGCGCTGCTCGGCGGCGTCACGACCGGGGCCACGGTCGCTGCAATGTTCGATCCTTTCCGCGATCGCGCACGGGTGGAAGCCTATGCCGCAGCCGGGCTGGAAGCGCTGGCGATGGAGCTGATGCCGCGGATCACCCGCGCGCAGAGCATGGACGTGCTTTCGAGCCAGGCGAACCTGGCCGGCTACAAGGCGGTGATCGCCGCCGCCGACGTGTATGGTCGAGCCTTCCCGATGATGATGACCGCGGCGGGCACGGTCCAGGCGGCAAAGGTGTTCGTGATGGGCGTCGGAGTCGCCGGTCTGCAGGCGATCGCCACCGCGCGGCGGTTGGGGGCTCAAGTCAGCGCCACCGACGTGCGCAGCGCGACCAAGGAACAGATCCAGTCGCTCGGTGCCAAGCCGGTCTTCGTCGAGAGCGTGGCGGGCATCGAGGGCGAGGGCGCGGGCGGCTATGCCAGCGAGATGAGCGAGGAATACCAAAAGGCGCAGGCCGAACTGGTGACCGCGCATATCGCCAAGCAGGATATCGTCATCACCACCGCGCTGATCCCCGGCAAACCCGCGCCGCAGCTGGTCAGCGACGCGCAGATCGCCAGCATGAAGCCCGGCAGCGTGATCTTCGATCTGGCGGTGGCGCAAGGCGGCAATGTCGAGGGCTCGGCGGCGGATCAGTCGGTCGAGAAGCACGGCGTCAAGATCATCGGCTTCGCGAATACCGCGACGCATCTCGCTGCCGACGCCAGCGCGCTCTACTCGCGCAATCTCTACAACTTCCTCGCCGCCTTCTGGGACAAGGAGCAGGGCCGCCCGGTGCTCGACCAGGAAATCGGCGATGCCGTGCGGCTGACGCGAGGCGGGGCGGTGGTGAACGAGAGGTTGAAGGGAACAGCGTAG
- a CDS encoding sigma-54-dependent transcriptional regulator, translating to MATNESRLLLLIDDEPAQSRLISALAAREGFRAIVAGTAEEGLERLKGAEGDEIAIVLLDQWVPGEDACALISELKAARPTVPVLMLTASTSPLLAIEAMRAGATDYLIKPVAPERLQQALRGATRREAPRAELQPLAEKLASALDFDAMVGTAPVFRTALAKAATAARGHGHVLVEGETGTGKDMLLRAMHAGSPRAKAPVRTVNVGSMPASTLESLLFGHERGAFAGAFDRQTGLIEQCDGGTLVVDEIDRLDLSVQKRLAEVLERGVVRPAGAAHGFRIDVRVLAASDRPLAALVAEGAFDRALHDRLAATQIVLPPLRERAGDIPALTRYFLNKIGAQPGLRQHSIADSALTLLEAYDWPGNVRQLQAVLFRAAVFCEGESLTADSFPQLLEMLGSQANREAKHQRGLGVMLYTDDGNLRALEDIEADIIRLAIGHYRGRMTEVARRLGIGRSTLYRKLGELGIDSAA from the coding sequence ATGGCGACCAACGAATCCCGCCTTCTGCTCCTCATTGACGACGAGCCCGCACAGAGCCGGCTCATCTCCGCGCTTGCGGCGCGCGAAGGCTTTCGCGCGATCGTTGCCGGCACAGCCGAGGAAGGGCTCGAACGGCTGAAGGGCGCCGAGGGCGACGAGATCGCCATCGTGCTGCTCGATCAGTGGGTGCCGGGGGAAGATGCCTGCGCGCTCATCAGCGAGCTCAAAGCGGCGCGCCCGACGGTCCCCGTCCTGATGCTCACCGCCAGCACATCGCCGTTGCTCGCGATCGAGGCGATGCGCGCGGGCGCCACCGATTATCTCATCAAGCCCGTCGCGCCCGAACGGCTGCAACAGGCGCTGCGCGGTGCGACCCGGCGCGAGGCCCCGCGCGCCGAGCTTCAGCCGCTTGCGGAAAAGCTCGCCTCCGCGCTCGACTTCGATGCCATGGTGGGCACCGCGCCCGTATTCCGCACCGCGCTCGCCAAGGCCGCGACCGCCGCGCGCGGCCATGGCCATGTACTGGTCGAGGGCGAGACCGGCACCGGCAAGGACATGCTGCTGCGCGCCATGCACGCGGGCTCTCCACGCGCGAAGGCCCCCGTGCGCACGGTCAATGTCGGATCGATGCCAGCGAGCACGCTCGAATCCTTGTTGTTCGGGCATGAACGGGGTGCCTTCGCGGGGGCTTTCGACCGGCAGACCGGCCTCATCGAGCAATGCGACGGCGGCACGCTCGTCGTGGATGAGATCGACCGGCTGGACCTGTCCGTCCAAAAGCGTCTCGCCGAGGTTCTCGAGCGCGGCGTGGTACGGCCCGCAGGTGCGGCGCACGGATTCAGGATCGACGTCCGCGTCCTCGCCGCGAGTGACCGCCCCCTTGCCGCACTGGTGGCTGAGGGCGCGTTCGACCGGGCTCTCCACGACCGCCTGGCCGCGACGCAGATCGTGCTGCCGCCCCTGCGTGAGCGCGCGGGTGATATCCCGGCGCTCACGCGCTATTTCCTCAACAAGATCGGCGCACAGCCGGGCCTGCGCCAGCATTCGATCGCCGACAGCGCGCTGACCTTGCTTGAAGCCTACGACTGGCCGGGCAATGTGCGGCAGCTGCAAGCGGTGCTGTTTCGCGCCGCGGTGTTCTGCGAAGGCGAATCGCTGACCGCCGACAGCTTCCCGCAATTGCTGGAAATGCTCGGCAGTCAGGCAAACCGCGAGGCCAAGCATCAGCGCGGCCTGGGCGTCATGCTCTACACCGACGATGGCAATCTGCGCGCGCTCGAAGATATCGAGGCCGACATCATTCGCCTCGCCATCGGGCATTACCGCGGCCGCATGACCGAAGTCGCCCGCCGCCTCGGCATCGGCCGCTCGACGCTCTACCGCAAGCTCGGCGAGCTCGGCATCGACAGCGCGGCGTGA
- a CDS encoding retropepsin-like aspartic protease family protein yields the protein MDLQSTFDSLASVIRSVPRSELLVAAVVAMLAGWIGAALVRRRVKFGRALNLLSSLALGAILLTVVLQVSRFDPRMSVAVPQLGLPEQVVEGGETRIPLSPDGHYWVRARINGTPGNFLIDTGATISAISPALAERAGLEPRRGGIPVNINTANGAVIAKIASARTIAFGNIEAQGIDVVIAPGLGETNIIGMNFLSRLDGWRVEKGTMVLTPATNQTES from the coding sequence ATGGACCTTCAGAGCACCTTCGACAGCCTGGCAAGCGTGATACGTTCGGTTCCACGCTCCGAACTCTTGGTGGCGGCGGTGGTGGCGATGCTGGCCGGGTGGATCGGCGCGGCGCTTGTCCGGCGCCGGGTGAAGTTCGGCCGGGCGCTCAATCTCTTGAGCTCGCTGGCGCTGGGCGCCATCCTCTTGACCGTGGTGCTGCAGGTTTCACGGTTCGACCCGCGCATGAGTGTCGCGGTGCCGCAGCTGGGGCTTCCCGAACAGGTCGTCGAAGGGGGCGAGACGCGCATTCCGCTCTCGCCCGACGGCCATTACTGGGTGCGGGCGCGGATCAACGGGACGCCGGGCAATTTCCTCATCGACACCGGCGCGACGATCAGCGCGATCTCTCCCGCTCTCGCCGAGCGCGCCGGGTTGGAGCCCCGCCGCGGCGGCATCCCGGTCAACATCAACACCGCGAATGGTGCCGTCATTGCCAAGATCGCTTCGGCCAGAACCATCGCTTTCGGCAATATCGAGGCGCAGGGAATAGACGTGGTCATCGCGCCCGGGCTTGGCGAAACCAATATCATCGGCATGAACTTCCTTTCGCGGCTTGACGGCTGGCGGGTGGAGAAGGGGACGATGGTGCTGACGCCGGCCACGAACCAAACCGAAAGCTAA
- a CDS encoding SO2930 family diheme c-type cytochrome — protein sequence MGKRVALLAAAALTFAGALTVQAAPSPRVADAAILAEGMPPLLSQYGFFADLAAQRPVAGVVPYRLNTPLWSDGAEKLRFVYVPGGQTAKGRGEGLLDLPVGTALIKTFAFTQGGKRRLIETRLLLHRASGWVALPYLWNAEQTEARLALAGARLPLTTSAGQAISYRVPNKNQCKECHQVGGAVIPIGPKARNLSARWLADFVAAGHLDAVPAGADVFPLWEDRAKAPVAKAARAYLDVNCAHCHRPQASASNSGLDLRWEQADRSLLGIMKRPVAAGRGAGAMLFDVVPGKPDESILAHRMASAEPGVAMPELGKDTVDTEAVAVIRRWIAEGAQ from the coding sequence ATGGGTAAGAGGGTCGCACTTCTCGCCGCCGCCGCGCTGACCTTTGCCGGGGCGCTTACGGTCCAGGCCGCGCCGTCGCCGCGCGTGGCGGACGCGGCAATCCTGGCGGAGGGGATGCCGCCGCTGCTGTCGCAATATGGCTTTTTCGCCGATCTCGCCGCGCAGCGTCCGGTCGCGGGCGTCGTTCCCTATCGCCTCAACACCCCGCTGTGGAGCGACGGGGCGGAGAAGCTGCGCTTCGTCTATGTGCCCGGCGGGCAGACGGCGAAGGGGCGGGGGGAGGGCTTGCTCGACCTTCCCGTCGGCACCGCGCTCATCAAGACCTTCGCCTTCACCCAAGGAGGTAAACGGCGGCTGATCGAGACGCGGCTGCTGCTTCACCGGGCGAGCGGGTGGGTCGCGCTGCCCTATCTGTGGAATGCGGAGCAGACCGAGGCGCGGCTGGCACTCGCCGGGGCGCGGCTGCCGCTAACGACTTCCGCGGGCCAGGCGATCAGCTACCGCGTACCCAACAAGAACCAATGCAAGGAATGCCACCAGGTCGGCGGCGCGGTGATCCCGATCGGACCCAAGGCGCGCAATCTGTCCGCGCGCTGGCTCGCCGATTTCGTCGCCGCGGGCCACCTGGACGCTGTGCCTGCCGGGGCCGATGTCTTCCCGCTGTGGGAGGACCGCGCGAAAGCGCCGGTCGCGAAGGCGGCGCGTGCCTATCTCGACGTCAATTGCGCGCATTGTCACCGCCCCCAGGCGAGCGCGTCGAACAGCGGGCTCGACCTCAGGTGGGAGCAAGCGGATCGTTCGCTGCTCGGCATCATGAAGCGCCCGGTGGCTGCCGGGCGCGGGGCGGGCGCGATGCTGTTCGACGTGGTGCCGGGTAAGCCCGACGAGAGCATTCTCGCCCACCGCATGGCAAGCGCAGAGCCCGGAGTCGCCATGCCCGAACTTGGTAAGGACACGGTCGATACCGAGGCAGTCGCCGTGATCCGCCGCTGGATCGCGGAAGGGGCGCAATGA
- a CDS encoding alpha/beta fold hydrolase has translation MRWAWRGLALLALASVGAFLLLRVPDSDRAAMRAKYGAPPSRFVTLPGGPAVHYRDEGPRDALAIVLLHGSNADLHTWQPWVDRLKARHRILRFDQRGHGLTGPAPDGDYSPAAFAADLDALTRKLEVERFVLAGNSMGGGIAARYAMTHPERLAGLVLIDAAGAPVERTGGGNLAFTLARVPGVAQAFSAILPRSLIERSLRQSVSNRAVVTPAAVDRYWELARYPGNRAATLARFGQSAKPFTLEEMRRITVPTLILWGAEDQLIPAAAARWFAGAIPGARAIIYPGIGHLPMEEAADRSAADLEAFVTAAAQVRIGG, from the coding sequence ATGAGATGGGCGTGGCGGGGGTTGGCGCTGCTCGCGCTGGCCTCGGTTGGCGCCTTCCTGCTGCTGCGGGTGCCCGACAGCGATCGGGCCGCGATGCGCGCCAAATACGGCGCGCCGCCCTCGCGTTTCGTCACCTTGCCCGGCGGACCCGCCGTCCATTACCGGGACGAGGGGCCGCGAGACGCACTCGCGATCGTGCTCCTCCATGGCTCGAACGCCGACCTCCACACCTGGCAGCCCTGGGTCGACCGGCTCAAAGCGCGTCATCGCATCCTGCGATTTGACCAGCGCGGCCATGGGCTCACCGGCCCCGCGCCTGATGGCGACTACAGCCCGGCCGCCTTCGCCGCCGATCTCGACGCGCTCACCCGCAAGCTCGAAGTGGAGCGCTTCGTCCTTGCCGGCAATTCGATGGGCGGGGGCATCGCCGCGCGCTATGCGATGACGCATCCCGAACGGCTCGCGGGATTGGTGCTGATCGACGCAGCGGGGGCCCCGGTCGAGCGCACCGGCGGCGGCAACCTCGCCTTCACGCTGGCGCGGGTGCCGGGGGTGGCGCAGGCGTTCAGCGCGATCCTGCCGCGCAGCCTCATCGAACGCAGCCTGCGCCAGAGCGTCAGCAATCGGGCCGTGGTCACTCCCGCCGCGGTCGACCGCTATTGGGAGCTTGCGCGCTATCCCGGCAACCGCGCCGCGACACTGGCCCGCTTCGGCCAGAGCGCGAAACCATTCACTCTTGAGGAGATGCGCCGGATCACCGTGCCCACGCTTATCCTGTGGGGGGCGGAAGACCAGCTCATCCCCGCCGCGGCCGCGCGCTGGTTTGCGGGGGCCATCCCTGGCGCGCGCGCCATCATCTACCCCGGCATCGGTCACCTGCCGATGGAGGAAGCGGCGGATCGTAGCGCCGCCGACCTGGAAGCCTTCGTGACTGCCGCCGCGCAGGTGCGAATCGGTGGATAG
- the folP gene encoding dihydropteroate synthase, producing the protein MNTRVYIRPIGFTPGPQAEHGNAVRLAGGMVYASRFAVILREGGAVTQRWLAAPDTISELLGRLPDGVGAEAEAQWAALRTAHPPLALAGRTIRLDQPQVMGILNLTPDSFSDGGRFTSPDAARSEAAAMLEAGAAILDIGGESTRPGAKPVWEGDEIARVAPAIAAAAAMGAAVSIDTRKAAVMEAALDTGAAMVNDVSGLKHDPRSASVIAARGCPVVLMHAPGAGGEDLHAGGDYGNVVLDVFDYLRARRDAALTAGIARENILLDPGIGFGKTLAASTALIAALPLFHALGQPLLLGASRKRLIGALSNEAPADQRLGGSLALALAAMDAGVQLHRVHDVAETVQARNVWRGLRDAALTDFSDLPD; encoded by the coding sequence ATGAACACCCGCGTCTATATCCGCCCGATCGGCTTCACCCCGGGGCCGCAGGCCGAGCATGGCAATGCGGTGCGGCTCGCAGGCGGCATGGTCTACGCGAGCCGCTTTGCGGTGATCCTGCGCGAGGGAGGCGCGGTGACGCAGCGCTGGCTCGCCGCGCCCGACACAATTTCCGAACTGCTTGGCAGGCTGCCCGACGGCGTCGGCGCGGAGGCGGAGGCGCAATGGGCCGCCTTACGGACGGCGCACCCCCCGCTGGCCTTGGCAGGGCGCACCATCCGGCTCGATCAGCCGCAAGTGATGGGCATCCTCAACCTAACGCCGGACAGCTTTTCGGACGGCGGACGCTTCACCAGTCCCGACGCCGCGCGCAGCGAAGCCGCGGCGATGCTCGAGGCGGGGGCGGCAATCCTCGACATCGGCGGCGAAAGCACGCGGCCCGGCGCCAAGCCGGTTTGGGAAGGCGATGAGATTGCCCGCGTAGCGCCCGCAATCGCGGCCGCTGCGGCGATGGGCGCGGCGGTCAGCATCGACACGCGCAAGGCCGCAGTAATGGAAGCCGCGCTCGACACCGGGGCGGCGATGGTCAACGATGTCTCCGGTCTCAAGCACGATCCGCGCAGTGCAAGTGTGATCGCGGCGCGCGGCTGTCCGGTGGTGCTGATGCACGCGCCCGGCGCCGGTGGCGAAGACCTGCACGCGGGCGGGGACTACGGCAATGTCGTGCTCGACGTTTTCGACTACCTGCGCGCGCGGCGCGACGCGGCGCTGACGGCCGGGATCGCGCGAGAGAACATCCTGCTCGACCCCGGGATCGGCTTCGGCAAGACCCTCGCCGCTTCGACTGCGCTCATCGCAGCGCTGCCGCTGTTCCACGCACTCGGACAGCCGCTGTTGTTAGGGGCCAGCCGCAAGCGCCTGATCGGCGCGCTCAGCAACGAAGCGCCCGCCGACCAGCGCCTTGGCGGCAGCCTCGCGCTGGCGCTCGCCGCGATGGACGCCGGCGTCCAGCTCCATCGCGTGCACGACGTCGCCGAAACGGTCCAAGCCCGCAACGTGTGGCGCGGCCTCCGCGACGCAGCGCTAACGGATTTCAGCGATCTGCCGGACTGA